The Salvelinus namaycush isolate Seneca chromosome 8, SaNama_1.0, whole genome shotgun sequence genome has a segment encoding these proteins:
- the LOC120052512 gene encoding BEN domain-containing protein 5-like isoform X1 produces MYAFVRFLEDDMCYALPASTVKDFRPLHKTDFDNQKVYLVLRTEDNGTGQPCKAQILAIADNVDEFEHSTMQKKMKIPKMSTRNMGNSVENHFGEERLPLRHKKAQTQDHGRPTANSSKSLAAVVARLERNAVSSCMEGEEDLEEDRLEEEEEEEEEEEEEGDSGPEDAVVPRVLYEELVHSYRQQEEEVRRLQQELERTRRQLVQQAKKLKEYGSLLTEVKELRDFNRRLQDVLLMRLGSGERHTLSSHLSLQPPMHICSEPMHDNGTQTIKAEVVEPIIEPQEVCREEANTSSSHSPSPRTVYTFNDGKVHLGGGIWVQEEKWHQLQRTQGDSKFTKNLAVMIWGTETLKNRSVTGVATKKKKDALPKPPLSPSKLKIVRECLYDRVSQETADGAEITQRLSKVNKYICEKIMDINKSIKNEERRESKLLIRQTVKMENFTYDGM; encoded by the exons ATGTATGCTTTTGTGAGGTTCTTGGAAGACGATATGTGTTACGCTTTACCCGCTTCAACTGTGAAAGATTTTAGACCTCTGCACAAAACAGATTTTGATAATCAGAAGGTGTATCTGGTTCTCAGAACAGAAGATAATGGTACAGGCCAGCCGTGCAAAGCACAGATTCTTGCCATTGCAG ATAACGTTGATGAGTTTGAACATAGTACAATGCAAAAAAAGATGAAAATTCCGAAGATGTCAACAAGGAATATGGGAAATTCTGTTGAGAACCACTTTGGGGAGGAACGACTTCCACTGAGACATAAAAAG GCTCAGACACAGGACCATGGGCGTCCCACTGCCAACTCCTCCAAGAGCCTGGCAGCTGTGGTGGCCCGCCTGGAGAGGAACGCTGTGAGTTCCtgcatggagggagaggaggacctggaggaggacaggctggaggaggaggaagaggaggaggaagaagaagaggaggagggagactcTGGGCCTGAGGATGCAGTGGTACCGCGGGTTCTGTATGAGGAGCTGGTCCACAGCTACaggcagcaggaggaggaggttAGGAGGCTACAGCAGGAGCTGGAGAGAACCCGCAGGCAACTGGTCCAGCAGGCCAAGAAGCTGAAGGAGTATGGCAGCCTGCTGACAGAAGTGAAGGAGTTACGTGACTTCAACAGGAGGCTGCAGGATGTGCTCCTCATGAGGCTGGGCAGCGGTGAGAGACACACACTCTCCAGTCACCTCTCACTGCAGCCTCCCATGCACATCTGTTCAG AGCCTATGCATGACAATGGCACTCAGACAATCAAAGCAGAGGTGGTGGAGCCCATCATTGAGCCACAGGAAGTGTGCAGAGAAGAGGCCAATACCAGCTCCAGCCACTCCCCCTCCCCAAGAACAGTCTACACTTTTAATGATGGCAAG GTGCACCTGGGCGGGGGCATCTGGGTGCAGGAAGAGAAGTGGCACCAGCTCCAGCGGACACAGGGAGACTCCAAGTTCACCAAGAACCTGGCCGTCATGATCTGGGGCACTGAGACCCTCAAGAACAGGAGTGTCACTGGTGTGGCCACCAAAAAGAAGAAAGATGCCCTTCCCAAGCCCCCCCTCTCCCCAAGCAAGCTCAAAATAGTCAGAG AGTGTCTGTATGACCGAGTGTCTCAAGAAACGGCGGACGGTGCAGAGATCACACAAAGATTGTCCAAAGTGAACAAATACATCTGTGAAAAAATTATGGATATCAACAAATCCATCAAGAACGAGGAGAGGCGGGAATCGAAGCTGCTCATTAGACAAACCGTCAAGATGGAGAATTTCACCTACGATGGCATGTAG
- the LOC120052512 gene encoding BEN domain-containing protein 5-like isoform X2 has protein sequence MYAFVRFLEDDMCYALPASTVKDFRPLHKTDFDNQKVYLVLRTEDNGTGQPCKAQILAIADNVDEFEHSTMQKKMKIPKMSTRNMGNSVENHFGEERLPLRHKKAQTQDHGRPTANSSKSLAAVVARLERNAVSSCMEGEEDLEEDRLEEEEEEEEEEEEEGDSGPEDAVVPRVLYEELVHSYRQQEEEVRRLQQELERTRRQLVQQAKKLKEYGSLLTEVKELRDFNRRLQDVLLMRLGSEPMHDNGTQTIKAEVVEPIIEPQEVCREEANTSSSHSPSPRTVYTFNDGKVHLGGGIWVQEEKWHQLQRTQGDSKFTKNLAVMIWGTETLKNRSVTGVATKKKKDALPKPPLSPSKLKIVRECLYDRVSQETADGAEITQRLSKVNKYICEKIMDINKSIKNEERRESKLLIRQTVKMENFTYDGM, from the exons ATGTATGCTTTTGTGAGGTTCTTGGAAGACGATATGTGTTACGCTTTACCCGCTTCAACTGTGAAAGATTTTAGACCTCTGCACAAAACAGATTTTGATAATCAGAAGGTGTATCTGGTTCTCAGAACAGAAGATAATGGTACAGGCCAGCCGTGCAAAGCACAGATTCTTGCCATTGCAG ATAACGTTGATGAGTTTGAACATAGTACAATGCAAAAAAAGATGAAAATTCCGAAGATGTCAACAAGGAATATGGGAAATTCTGTTGAGAACCACTTTGGGGAGGAACGACTTCCACTGAGACATAAAAAG GCTCAGACACAGGACCATGGGCGTCCCACTGCCAACTCCTCCAAGAGCCTGGCAGCTGTGGTGGCCCGCCTGGAGAGGAACGCTGTGAGTTCCtgcatggagggagaggaggacctggaggaggacaggctggaggaggaggaagaggaggaggaagaagaagaggaggagggagactcTGGGCCTGAGGATGCAGTGGTACCGCGGGTTCTGTATGAGGAGCTGGTCCACAGCTACaggcagcaggaggaggaggttAGGAGGCTACAGCAGGAGCTGGAGAGAACCCGCAGGCAACTGGTCCAGCAGGCCAAGAAGCTGAAGGAGTATGGCAGCCTGCTGACAGAAGTGAAGGAGTTACGTGACTTCAACAGGAGGCTGCAGGATGTGCTCCTCATGAGGCTGGGCAGCG AGCCTATGCATGACAATGGCACTCAGACAATCAAAGCAGAGGTGGTGGAGCCCATCATTGAGCCACAGGAAGTGTGCAGAGAAGAGGCCAATACCAGCTCCAGCCACTCCCCCTCCCCAAGAACAGTCTACACTTTTAATGATGGCAAG GTGCACCTGGGCGGGGGCATCTGGGTGCAGGAAGAGAAGTGGCACCAGCTCCAGCGGACACAGGGAGACTCCAAGTTCACCAAGAACCTGGCCGTCATGATCTGGGGCACTGAGACCCTCAAGAACAGGAGTGTCACTGGTGTGGCCACCAAAAAGAAGAAAGATGCCCTTCCCAAGCCCCCCCTCTCCCCAAGCAAGCTCAAAATAGTCAGAG AGTGTCTGTATGACCGAGTGTCTCAAGAAACGGCGGACGGTGCAGAGATCACACAAAGATTGTCCAAAGTGAACAAATACATCTGTGAAAAAATTATGGATATCAACAAATCCATCAAGAACGAGGAGAGGCGGGAATCGAAGCTGCTCATTAGACAAACCGTCAAGATGGAGAATTTCACCTACGATGGCATGTAG